CTTCACGATAAAGCGTTAATTGCAAAGATGCAACCTGAATTAAACTTAGGTACTCCTTCACTTATGTTCTTCTCTAACAACTTAGATCAACTATATAAAGATCTTTCTGAGAAAAACGTTACTGTTGGACAAGTTGTAGAATTACCTACTGGCAGAGCATTTAACTTTGCTGATAATGAAAACAATTACTTTGCAGTAATGGAACGCAAATAAAAAAGAAGCTATCCGAAAAAACCGGATAGCTTCTTTCATTTTAGGAAACTTGTTCTACATTCGTTTCCCTATGTTGTATATGGCTCGTGATCCAAGCAATTCCACCAGCAACAACGAGATAGCATAACAATATTAAAATTTGCATTTGTAATTGCGACCAATCTCCTAAAGAAATCACATCTTGTAGTCCTCTAAGAGAATGAGACATTGGGAGAAATTGTCCAATTTTGCTAAGAACAGCTATATTTAATTCTCCTGGGAAAGTCCCCCCGCTCGTCGCTAACTGCAGGACAAGGAGCGTTACCGCTAAGAACTTTCCAACAAGACCAAATACTGTTACTAACATAAGAATAAACGTCATAAACGTAAAGGAAATAACGATACTTGATAAAACAAAGAGTGGCACACTTGCAACTTCTAATTTCATAACTCCTAGCACAACTACATCTACAAGCAATGCTTGAATAAGTCCAATTACATATACCAATCCTAATTTATTAATAAAATGTACTGTTCCACTTACTTTCATATTTTGTCTACGGCCAAGCGGTAAAATATTCGACGCCATAATTCCGCCAACATAAAACGCAAGCGATAAGAAATATGGTGCAATACCTGAACCGTAATT
This genomic window from Bacillus anthracis str. Vollum contains:
- a CDS encoding VOC family protein: MINQIGQIMLYVNNQDKAVHFWTETVGFQIIAEENNGQGFRWIEIAPAKEAGTSIVLHDKALIAKMQPELNLGTPSLMFFSNNLDQLYKDLSEKNVTVGQVVELPTGRAFNFADNENNYFAVMERK